In the Pseudomonas sp. ADAK2 genome, one interval contains:
- the osmE gene encoding osmotically-inducible lipoprotein OsmE translates to MNKSLFALLAVLAASGGCSTDSHVYRNQPLVAKVERGMSQDQVEQIGGKPLAVTDRTVVPGTCFDYKLMQDGRQQPYNVSFNGAGKVDHTSFMSCAEWSNAQRKAREPSHSTSGMGGIGGSGY, encoded by the coding sequence ATGAACAAGTCCCTGTTCGCATTGCTCGCCGTGCTGGCGGCGTCGGGCGGTTGCAGCACCGACTCACACGTCTACCGCAACCAGCCGCTGGTCGCCAAGGTCGAGCGCGGCATGAGCCAGGATCAGGTCGAGCAGATCGGCGGCAAACCGCTGGCCGTTACCGATCGCACGGTGGTGCCTGGCACCTGCTTTGACTACAAACTGATGCAGGACGGCCGCCAGCAACCCTACAACGTCAGCTTCAATGGCGCGGGCAAGGTGGATCACACCAGCTTCATGAGCTGCGCGGAATGGAGCAATGCCCAACGCAAAGCCAGAGAACCCTCTCACTCCACGAGCGGGATGGGCGGCATCGGAGGCAGCGGCTACTAG
- a CDS encoding NAD(P)/FAD-dependent oxidoreductase yields MKQQILVIGAGFGGMWTALSATRLFDIHGHDSVEVTVLAPQAELRVRPRFYEPNAHQLAAPIGELFEAVGVKFVQGAAETIDVEQKRVGYLDASGAKQVLSYDKLVLATGSRLASPNTPGVVEYAFDVDQIEQAVRLENHLKSLANQPESTARNTVVVAGGGFTGIETATEMPARLRAILGDKANINVIIVDRGEKVGASMGAEISQSIAEASTELGVKWQLKSSVVAVDENGVTLADGQRIEAKTVIWTTGVRASSLTEQIPGERDHLGRLHVDAHLQVIGQDDIFATGDVAYAASDDIGNHALMTCQHAIVLGRHAGNNVAAQMLGVDPTPYSQPKYVTCLDLGAWGAVYTEGWDRQVKLVKQEGKALKTQINTVWIYPPAANRETAWAAADPLIPIA; encoded by the coding sequence ATGAAACAACAGATTCTGGTCATCGGCGCAGGTTTTGGTGGCATGTGGACGGCGTTGAGCGCCACGCGTTTGTTCGATATTCATGGGCACGACAGCGTTGAAGTCACTGTCCTGGCGCCGCAGGCCGAGCTACGGGTGCGTCCGCGCTTCTACGAACCGAATGCTCACCAACTGGCTGCGCCGATTGGCGAGCTGTTCGAAGCGGTGGGTGTGAAGTTCGTCCAGGGCGCCGCTGAAACCATCGATGTCGAGCAAAAACGTGTCGGCTATCTTGATGCGTCGGGGGCCAAACAGGTGCTCAGCTACGACAAACTCGTTCTGGCAACTGGCAGCCGTCTCGCGTCGCCAAACACCCCTGGCGTGGTCGAATACGCGTTCGACGTGGATCAGATCGAACAAGCCGTGCGCCTGGAAAACCACCTCAAGTCGTTGGCCAATCAGCCAGAAAGCACCGCTCGAAACACCGTCGTGGTGGCTGGCGGTGGCTTCACCGGGATTGAAACTGCGACCGAAATGCCTGCTCGCCTGAGAGCAATCCTGGGCGATAAAGCGAACATCAACGTGATCATCGTTGATCGTGGCGAGAAAGTCGGTGCCTCGATGGGCGCCGAAATCAGCCAGTCCATCGCCGAAGCGAGCACAGAACTGGGTGTGAAATGGCAATTGAAATCGTCGGTCGTCGCTGTCGATGAAAACGGTGTAACCCTGGCCGATGGTCAACGCATCGAAGCTAAAACCGTGATCTGGACCACCGGCGTGCGCGCCAGCTCCTTGACCGAGCAGATCCCCGGCGAACGTGATCACCTTGGCCGCCTGCACGTGGACGCGCACCTGCAAGTCATCGGTCAGGACGACATCTTCGCCACCGGCGACGTGGCCTACGCCGCGAGCGACGACATCGGCAACCACGCGCTGATGACCTGCCAGCACGCCATCGTCCTCGGCCGTCACGCCGGGAACAACGTGGCCGCGCAGATGCTCGGCGTGGACCCGACGCCGTACAGCCAGCCCAAGTACGTAACTTGCCTGGATTTGGGCGCCTGGGGCGCGGTCTATACCGAGGGTTGGGATCGCCAGGTCAAACTGGTGAAACAGGAAGGCAAGGCGCTCAAGACGCAGATCAATACCGTGTGGATTTACCCGCCAGCCGCCAATCGCGAGACCGCTTGGGCCGCCGCCGATCCGCTGATTCCGATTGCTTGA
- a CDS encoding RrF2 family transcriptional regulator — MSLYSAGVEYGIHCLLFLVGNGGDSREASVRDLAELQGVPLDYLAKIFTKLAKAKLVVATEGVRGGFKLARPSDEITLLDIVNAIDGQKLIFDCREIRGRCALFEGSAPAWALDGGCAVHGAMMTAQKRMEDALAQTALIDLARKVGRKAPPEFSGQVDEWLIERREKKSGTSAEQSIAVTDITD, encoded by the coding sequence ATGTCTCTTTACAGCGCAGGCGTTGAGTACGGGATTCATTGCCTGCTTTTTCTGGTGGGCAATGGCGGCGACTCCCGTGAGGCCAGCGTGCGCGACCTCGCAGAGTTGCAAGGCGTGCCGCTGGACTACCTGGCGAAAATCTTCACCAAACTGGCCAAGGCCAAACTGGTGGTGGCCACTGAAGGCGTGCGCGGCGGTTTCAAACTGGCCCGGCCTTCGGATGAAATCACCCTGCTGGACATCGTCAACGCCATCGACGGCCAGAAGCTGATCTTCGATTGCCGTGAGATTCGCGGGCGCTGCGCCTTGTTCGAAGGCTCGGCGCCGGCCTGGGCGCTGGACGGTGGTTGCGCGGTGCACGGGGCGATGATGACGGCGCAAAAGCGCATGGAAGACGCCCTCGCCCAGACCGCCCTGATTGATCTGGCGAGAAAGGTCGGACGCAAGGCCCCGCCGGAGTTTTCCGGGCAGGTGGATGAATGGCTTATTGAGCGAAGAGAAAAGAAAAGCGGCACCAGCGCCGAGCAGAGCATTGCGGTGACCGATATCACCGACTAG
- the benA gene encoding benzoate 1,2-dioxygenase large subunit, whose amino-acid sequence MSLRPEYLHSLLEDDKEQGIYRCKREMFTDPRLFDLEMKHIFEGNWLYLAHESQIPNLNDFYTTTMGRQSIFIARNKAGELNAFINACSHRGAMLCRHKTGNKSSYTCPFHGWTFNNSGKLLKVKDPAEAGYPASFNCDGSHDLTKVARFESYRGFLFGSLKADVVPLVEHLGESAKIIDMIVDQSADGLEVLRGSSSYIYEGNWKLTAENGADGYHVSSVHWNYAATQNQRKQREAGDSNPTMSAGTWAKQGGGFYSFDKGHMLLWTRWSNPEDRPLYERRDELAQDFGQARADWMIENSRNLCLYPNVYLMDQFSSQIRIARPISVNRTEITIYCIAPKGESDHARSSRIRQYEDFFNVSGMATPDDLEEFRSCQTGYQGSVTTWNDMSRGAEHWVEGADEAAKEIDLHPLLSGVRTEDEGLFVLQHKYWQQTMLKALAAEQPELIAVEAVQ is encoded by the coding sequence ATGTCCCTGCGACCCGAATACCTTCACTCCCTGCTGGAAGACGACAAAGAACAGGGCATCTATCGCTGCAAGCGCGAGATGTTCACCGATCCGCGGTTGTTTGATCTGGAGATGAAACACATCTTCGAAGGCAACTGGCTGTACCTGGCCCACGAAAGCCAGATCCCCAACCTCAACGATTTCTACACCACCACCATGGGCCGCCAGTCGATCTTTATCGCGCGCAACAAGGCCGGTGAACTCAACGCCTTCATCAATGCCTGCAGCCATCGCGGCGCCATGCTCTGCCGGCACAAGACCGGCAACAAAAGCTCCTACACCTGCCCGTTCCACGGTTGGACCTTCAACAACTCCGGCAAGCTGCTCAAGGTCAAGGACCCGGCCGAAGCGGGTTACCCGGCGAGTTTCAACTGCGACGGCTCCCACGACCTGACCAAAGTCGCGCGGTTCGAGTCCTATCGCGGCTTCCTGTTCGGCAGCCTCAAGGCCGATGTGGTGCCACTGGTGGAACACCTGGGCGAGTCGGCGAAGATTATCGACATGATCGTCGACCAGTCCGCCGATGGCCTGGAAGTGCTGCGCGGTTCTTCCAGCTACATCTACGAAGGCAACTGGAAACTCACCGCCGAAAATGGTGCCGACGGCTACCACGTCAGCTCGGTGCACTGGAACTACGCGGCCACTCAGAACCAGCGCAAACAGCGCGAGGCCGGTGACAGCAATCCGACCATGAGCGCGGGTACCTGGGCCAAGCAAGGCGGTGGTTTTTACTCGTTCGACAAAGGCCACATGCTGCTCTGGACTCGCTGGTCGAACCCCGAGGACCGTCCGCTGTACGAGCGCCGCGACGAGTTGGCCCAGGACTTCGGCCAGGCCCGTGCCGACTGGATGATCGAGAATTCGCGCAACCTGTGCCTGTACCCGAACGTGTACCTGATGGATCAATTCAGCTCGCAGATTCGCATCGCCCGGCCGATCTCGGTCAACCGCACGGAAATCACCATTTATTGCATCGCCCCCAAAGGCGAAAGCGACCACGCCCGTTCGAGCCGGATTCGTCAGTACGAGGATTTCTTCAACGTCAGCGGCATGGCCACGCCGGATGATCTGGAGGAGTTTCGTTCCTGCCAGACCGGTTATCAGGGCAGCGTCACCACCTGGAATGACATGTCCCGTGGCGCTGAGCACTGGGTCGAAGGCGCCGATGAAGCGGCCAAAGAAATCGATCTGCATCCGCTGCTCAGCGGCGTGCGCACTGAGGACGAAGGCCTGTTCGTGCTGCAACACAAGTACTGGCAGCAGACGATGCTCAAAGCCCTGGCTGCTGAACAGCCCGAGCTGATCGCCGTGGAGGCCGTGCAATGA
- a CDS encoding AraC family transcriptional regulator — protein sequence MMHAQLLSQRSRIFDHADPYAVSGYVNQHVGNHCILMPRVGRPLASLDHRKFASLDLCRISYGASVRVTSGALESIYHLQVLLRGHCLWRGHGQEHYFEPGELLLINPDDPVDLTYSADCEKFILKVPTRLLESVCDEQRWRYPGQGVRFLENRYQLDQLEGFVNLLAMICQEAEATEQIPKVQEHYAQIIVSKMLSLMNTNVSRVSLGSPSATFEVIADYIARNLKQEIDSEQLARQARMSVRSLYGLFERNAGATPKNYIRQKRLERINACLSDPTCNVRNVTEVAMDYGFLHLGRFSDSYRKQFGELPSDTLMRRH from the coding sequence ATGATGCACGCGCAACTGTTGAGTCAGCGCAGCAGAATTTTCGACCACGCCGACCCTTACGCAGTGTCGGGCTACGTCAATCAGCACGTCGGCAACCATTGCATCCTGATGCCCCGTGTCGGCCGACCGCTGGCCAGCCTCGATCACCGCAAGTTCGCCAGCCTCGACCTGTGCCGCATCAGCTATGGCGCCAGCGTGCGGGTCACCTCCGGCGCGCTGGAAAGCATTTATCACCTGCAAGTGCTGCTGCGCGGCCACTGTCTGTGGCGGGGACATGGCCAGGAACATTACTTCGAGCCCGGCGAATTGTTGCTGATCAATCCCGACGATCCGGTGGACCTGACCTATTCCGCCGATTGCGAAAAATTCATCCTCAAAGTCCCGACCCGTTTACTGGAGTCGGTGTGCGATGAGCAACGCTGGCGGTATCCGGGGCAGGGCGTGCGGTTTCTGGAGAACCGTTATCAGCTCGATCAACTGGAAGGTTTCGTCAACCTGCTGGCGATGATTTGCCAGGAGGCCGAGGCCACCGAGCAGATACCCAAGGTGCAGGAGCACTACGCGCAGATCATCGTCAGCAAGATGCTCAGCCTGATGAACACCAACGTCAGCCGGGTCAGCCTCGGCTCGCCGTCGGCCACGTTCGAGGTGATTGCCGACTACATCGCGCGCAACCTCAAGCAGGAGATCGACAGCGAACAACTGGCGCGCCAGGCACGGATGAGTGTGCGTTCGCTCTATGGTTTGTTCGAACGCAACGCCGGGGCCACGCCGAAAAACTACATCCGCCAGAAACGCCTTGAGCGCATCAACGCCTGTCTGAGCGACCCGACCTGCAACGTGCGCAACGTCACCGAAGTGGCGATGGATTACGGTTTTCTGCATTTGGGACGGTTCTCCGACAGCTACCGCAAACAGTTCGGCGAACTGCCGTCCGACACCCTCATGCGCCGGCACTAA
- the benC gene encoding benzoate 1,2-dioxygenase electron transfer component BenC has product MTHSIAFNFEDGVTRFIDASPGETVADAAYRQGINIPLDCRDGACGTCKCFAEAGRYDLGEEYIEDALSADEAEQGFVLTCQMRAQSDCVVRVPVSSGVCRTRQASFEATISAVRQLSDSTIALSIKGEALSKLAFLPGQYVNLGVPGSEQTRAYSFSSLQRDGEVSFLIRNVPGGLMSSFLTGMAKAGDSMTLAGPLGSFYLRDIRRPLLLLAGGTGLAPFTAMLEKIAEQGSEQPLHLIYGVTNDFDLVELDRLEAFAARIPNFSFSACVANPDSRHPLKGYVTQHIEPRHLNDGDVDVYLCGPPPMVEAVSHYIREQGIAPANFYYEKFAASAA; this is encoded by the coding sequence ATGACGCATTCCATTGCATTCAATTTCGAAGACGGCGTTACCCGTTTCATCGACGCCAGCCCCGGCGAAACCGTGGCCGATGCCGCGTACCGCCAGGGCATCAATATTCCGCTGGACTGCCGCGACGGCGCCTGTGGCACCTGCAAATGTTTTGCCGAGGCCGGGCGTTACGACCTGGGCGAGGAGTACATCGAAGACGCCCTCAGCGCGGACGAAGCCGAACAAGGTTTTGTCCTGACCTGCCAGATGCGCGCCCAGAGTGATTGCGTGGTGCGGGTCCCGGTGTCCTCGGGCGTGTGCCGTACCCGCCAGGCCAGTTTTGAAGCGACCATCAGCGCCGTGCGCCAGCTGTCCGACAGCACCATCGCGCTGTCGATCAAGGGCGAGGCGCTGAGCAAACTGGCGTTTCTGCCGGGGCAGTACGTGAACCTCGGGGTGCCCGGCAGCGAGCAGACCCGCGCGTATTCCTTCAGCTCGTTGCAGCGCGATGGCGAGGTCAGTTTCCTGATTCGCAACGTGCCCGGTGGCCTGATGAGCAGCTTCCTCACCGGCATGGCCAAGGCTGGCGACAGCATGACCCTGGCCGGACCGTTGGGCAGTTTCTACCTGCGGGATATCCGCCGTCCGCTGTTGTTGCTGGCGGGCGGCACCGGACTGGCACCGTTCACCGCGATGCTGGAAAAAATCGCCGAGCAGGGCAGCGAGCAACCGCTGCATCTGATCTACGGCGTGACCAACGACTTCGACCTGGTGGAACTCGATCGACTGGAAGCCTTTGCCGCGCGCATCCCGAATTTCAGTTTCAGCGCCTGCGTGGCCAACCCCGACAGCCGGCATCCGCTCAAAGGCTACGTGACCCAGCACATCGAGCCGCGGCATCTGAACGATGGCGATGTCGACGTCTACCTGTGCGGTCCGCCGCCGATGGTCGAGGCCGTCAGCCACTACATTCGCGAACAAGGGATCGCCCCGGCGAATTTCTACTACGAGAAGTTTGCAGCCAGCGCGGCATGA
- a CDS encoding NUDIX hydrolase, producing MKVRATVICEQDRHVLLVRKPRCRWTLPGGKVEPGETKMDAAIRELAEETGLGVDGMLYLMELEDGSTRHHVYEASVLNLDEARPQNEIIDCMWHPLDAIHNLKISDATLRIVKAFQRRL from the coding sequence ATGAAAGTACGCGCCACCGTTATTTGCGAACAAGATCGACACGTGCTCCTGGTGCGCAAGCCCAGGTGTCGCTGGACTTTGCCCGGAGGAAAAGTCGAGCCCGGCGAAACCAAAATGGACGCGGCCATCCGGGAACTGGCGGAAGAAACCGGGCTGGGGGTCGACGGGATGCTGTACCTGATGGAGCTGGAAGACGGCAGCACCCGGCACCATGTCTACGAAGCGTCGGTGCTGAACCTCGACGAAGCCCGGCCACAAAACGAGATCATCGACTGCATGTGGCATCCGCTGGACGCCATCCATAACCTGAAAATCAGCGACGCCACGCTGCGGATCGTCAAGGCGTTTCAGCGCCGTTTGTAG
- the benB gene encoding benzoate 1,2-dioxygenase small subunit: protein MTITYDTVRDFLYREARYLDDKQWDDWLELYAADASFWMPSWDDNDELTEDPQREISLIWYGNRTGLEDRIFRIKTERSSASIPDTRTSHNISNIELLEQADGLCKVRFNWHTLSFRYKTVDSYFGSSFYTLDVRGENPLIKAKKVILKNDYVRQVIDIYHL, encoded by the coding sequence ATGACCATCACTTACGACACCGTGCGCGATTTTCTCTACCGCGAAGCGCGCTACCTCGACGACAAGCAATGGGACGACTGGCTGGAACTGTACGCCGCCGACGCGTCCTTCTGGATGCCATCCTGGGACGACAACGACGAACTCACCGAAGACCCACAGCGGGAAATTTCGCTGATCTGGTACGGCAACCGCACGGGCCTGGAAGACCGCATCTTCCGTATCAAGACCGAGCGCTCCAGCGCCAGCATTCCGGACACCCGCACCTCGCACAACATCAGCAATATCGAGCTGCTGGAACAAGCCGACGGCCTGTGCAAGGTGCGCTTCAACTGGCACACCCTGAGTTTTCGCTACAAGACCGTCGACAGCTATTTCGGCAGCAGTTTCTACACCCTTGATGTGCGCGGCGAGAACCCGCTGATCAAGGCCAAGAAAGTGATCCTGAAGAACGATTACGTTCGCCAGGTCATCGATATCTATCACTTGTGA
- the catC gene encoding muconolactone Delta-isomerase, which yields MLFHVKMTVNLPLDMNPEHAAQLKSDEKALAQRLQEQGKWRHLWRIAGHYANYSVFDVDSVQELHDLLMQLPLFPYMAIEIDAMCRHPSSIREDDR from the coding sequence ATGCTGTTCCACGTAAAAATGACCGTGAACCTGCCACTCGACATGAACCCCGAGCACGCCGCCCAGCTCAAGTCTGACGAAAAGGCCCTGGCCCAGCGCCTGCAAGAGCAGGGCAAATGGCGCCACCTGTGGCGTATCGCCGGGCACTACGCCAATTACAGCGTGTTCGATGTCGACAGCGTCCAGGAACTGCACGATCTGCTGATGCAACTGCCGCTGTTTCCGTACATGGCCATCGAGATAGACGCGATGTGCCGGCATCCTTCTTCGATTCGCGAGGATGACCGCTGA
- the catA gene encoding catechol 1,2-dioxygenase: MNVKISHTASAQKFLEEASGLLNEAGDPRVKALVYRILRDSVNIIEDLAVTPEEFWKAVNYLNVLGARQEAGLLVAGLGLEHYLDLLMDAEDERAGKAGGTPRTIEGPLYVAGAPLSDGEARLDDGVDPGVVLFMQGQVRNTAGEPLTGAVVDVWHANTGGTYSYFDTTQSEFNLRRRIVTDAEGHYRFRSIVPSGYGCPPDGPTQHLLDQLGRHGQRPAHIHFFISAPDHRHLTTQINLDGDQYLHDDFAYATRDELIAHITFSDDPQRAAAHGVSGRFAEIDFDFTLQSSAQPEEQQRHERVRALED, encoded by the coding sequence ATGAACGTCAAGATTTCCCACACGGCCAGTGCCCAGAAGTTTCTCGAAGAGGCCAGCGGTTTGCTCAACGAGGCTGGTGATCCGCGGGTCAAGGCGCTGGTGTATCGCATCCTGCGCGACTCGGTGAACATCATCGAAGACCTGGCCGTAACCCCGGAGGAGTTCTGGAAAGCGGTCAATTACCTCAACGTGCTGGGTGCGCGTCAGGAGGCGGGTTTGCTGGTGGCCGGGCTCGGCCTGGAGCATTACCTCGACCTGTTGATGGACGCCGAAGACGAACGGGCCGGCAAGGCCGGTGGCACGCCGCGGACCATCGAAGGGCCGCTGTACGTGGCCGGTGCGCCGCTGTCTGACGGCGAGGCGCGACTTGATGACGGCGTCGACCCGGGCGTGGTGCTGTTCATGCAAGGCCAGGTGCGCAATACCGCTGGCGAACCGCTTACCGGGGCGGTGGTGGATGTCTGGCACGCCAATACCGGCGGCACTTATTCGTATTTCGATACCACGCAATCGGAGTTCAACCTGCGTCGGCGCATCGTCACTGACGCTGAGGGGCATTATCGTTTTCGCAGCATCGTGCCGTCGGGCTACGGCTGCCCGCCGGACGGTCCGACCCAGCATCTGCTCGATCAACTCGGCCGCCATGGCCAGCGCCCGGCGCATATCCACTTCTTTATCTCGGCGCCGGATCATCGGCACCTGACCACCCAGATCAACCTGGATGGCGATCAATACCTGCACGACGACTTCGCCTACGCCACTCGCGATGAATTGATCGCCCACATCACCTTCAGCGACGATCCACAACGGGCGGCGGCCCACGGTGTCAGCGGCCGGTTTGCCGAAATCGACTTCGATTTCACCTTGCAGTCGTCCGCCCAGCCCGAGGAGCAACAACGCCATGAGCGGGTTCGCGCACTGGAAGACTGA
- a CDS encoding 1,6-dihydroxycyclohexa-2,4-diene-1-carboxylate dehydrogenase: MNRFHEKVVLITGAAQGIGRRVAERMAAEGARLILVDRSELVFEVQQQLGQGSQVLALTADLEDYSECSRVMKTAVERFGRLDVLVNNVGGTIWAKPFEHYEASQIEAEVRRSLFPTLWCCHAALPFMLKQGSGAIVNVSSIATRSVNRVPYGAAKGGVNALTACLAFETAGRGVRVNATAPGGTEAPPRVIPRNSAGQSAQEKVWYQQIVDQTLDSSWMKRYGTLDEQASAILFLASDEASYITGMIMPVGGGDQG, from the coding sequence ATGAACAGATTCCACGAAAAAGTCGTGCTGATAACCGGGGCGGCCCAAGGCATTGGACGGCGCGTCGCTGAGCGTATGGCGGCGGAGGGCGCGCGGTTGATTCTGGTTGATCGCTCCGAGCTGGTATTCGAGGTGCAACAGCAATTGGGGCAGGGCAGCCAGGTACTCGCCCTGACTGCTGACCTTGAGGACTACAGCGAATGCAGTCGCGTCATGAAAACCGCCGTCGAGCGCTTTGGCCGGCTGGATGTGCTGGTCAATAACGTCGGCGGGACGATCTGGGCCAAGCCCTTCGAACACTATGAAGCGTCGCAGATCGAGGCCGAAGTGCGTCGCTCGCTATTCCCGACGCTGTGGTGTTGCCATGCCGCGCTGCCGTTCATGCTCAAGCAAGGCAGTGGGGCGATCGTCAATGTTTCGTCTATCGCCACCCGCAGCGTCAATCGAGTGCCGTATGGCGCGGCGAAAGGCGGGGTCAATGCGCTGACCGCGTGTCTGGCATTCGAAACCGCCGGTCGCGGAGTTCGGGTCAATGCCACGGCGCCGGGTGGCACTGAGGCGCCGCCACGGGTGATCCCGCGCAACAGCGCCGGGCAAAGCGCGCAGGAAAAGGTCTGGTATCAGCAGATCGTCGATCAGACCCTCGACAGCAGTTGGATGAAACGCTACGGCACGCTGGATGAGCAGGCCAGCGCTATCTTGTTCCTGGCCAGCGACGAGGCTTCCTACATCACCGGCATGATCATGCCGGTCGGCGGTGGCGATCAGGGCTGA
- a CDS encoding DUF2188 domain-containing protein encodes MSIEMLTKMHMNGYDVLSVNHGPWRVCTKGDRLAAFASREEALAFAASLPAYKARSKRPATDQ; translated from the coding sequence ATGAGCATTGAGATGCTGACCAAGATGCACATGAACGGTTACGACGTACTCAGCGTCAATCATGGCCCATGGCGGGTGTGCACCAAAGGTGACCGCCTGGCCGCCTTCGCCAGCCGCGAAGAGGCACTGGCGTTCGCGGCGTCTTTGCCGGCCTACAAGGCGCGGTCGAAACGCCCGGCGACTGATCAGTAG
- a CDS encoding muconate cycloisomerase family protein, which yields MRATAIESIETIIVDLPTIRPHKLAMHTMQNQTLVIIRVRCADGIEGIGESTTIGGLAYGNESPDSIKTNIDQHFAPLLLGQDSANVNAAMLRLERSIRGNTFAKSGIETALLDAQGKRLGLPVSELLGGRVREALPVAWTLASGDTEQDIAEAEKMLDLRRHRIFKLKIGAGEVNRDLAHVIAIKKALGDRASVRVDVNQAWDEAVALRACRILGSNGIDLIEQPISRNNRAGMARLNAISPAPIMADESIECVEDAFNLAREGAASVFALKIAKNGGPRAVLRTAAIAEAAGIGLYGGTMLEGGIGTLASAHAFITLNKLAWDTELFGPLLLTEDILAEPLVYRDFELHVPNTPGLGLSLDEERLAFFRRDKTSTAIYQA from the coding sequence ATGCGTGCAACAGCTATTGAATCGATCGAGACGATCATCGTCGATCTGCCGACCATCCGCCCGCACAAGCTCGCCATGCACACCATGCAGAACCAGACCCTGGTGATCATCCGTGTGCGCTGCGCCGATGGCATCGAAGGCATCGGCGAATCCACCACCATCGGTGGCCTGGCGTATGGCAATGAAAGCCCCGACAGCATCAAGACCAACATCGATCAACATTTCGCGCCGTTGCTGCTGGGCCAGGACAGCGCCAACGTGAATGCGGCGATGTTGCGCCTGGAACGCAGTATTCGCGGCAATACGTTTGCCAAGTCCGGCATCGAAACCGCGCTGCTCGACGCCCAAGGCAAACGCCTTGGCCTGCCGGTCAGCGAGTTGCTGGGCGGGCGGGTTCGCGAGGCGCTGCCGGTGGCCTGGACCTTGGCCAGCGGCGACACCGAACAAGACATTGCCGAAGCGGAAAAAATGCTCGACCTGCGCCGCCACCGGATCTTCAAACTGAAAATCGGTGCCGGCGAGGTCAATCGCGACCTGGCCCATGTCATCGCGATCAAGAAAGCCCTGGGTGATCGCGCCAGCGTGCGGGTCGATGTCAATCAGGCCTGGGATGAAGCGGTTGCACTGCGCGCTTGCCGGATTCTCGGCAGCAACGGCATCGACCTGATCGAACAGCCGATCTCACGCAACAACCGCGCCGGCATGGCACGGCTGAACGCCATCAGCCCGGCCCCGATTATGGCCGACGAGTCCATCGAATGCGTGGAAGACGCCTTCAACCTGGCGCGGGAGGGCGCCGCCTCGGTGTTCGCCCTGAAGATCGCCAAGAACGGCGGCCCGCGCGCTGTGCTACGAACCGCCGCGATTGCCGAAGCCGCCGGCATCGGCCTCTACGGCGGCACCATGCTCGAAGGCGGGATCGGCACGCTGGCCTCGGCCCATGCCTTTATCACCCTGAACAAACTGGCCTGGGACACCGAGTTGTTCGGCCCGCTGCTGCTGACCGAAGACATACTTGCCGAGCCTCTGGTCTATCGCGATTTTGAACTGCACGTGCCGAATACGCCGGGCCTCGGCCTGAGCCTGGATGAAGAACGCCTGGCGTTTTTCCGGCGCGACAAGACGTCCACTGCCATCTATCAAGCCTGA